One Balaenoptera musculus isolate JJ_BM4_2016_0621 chromosome 13, mBalMus1.pri.v3, whole genome shotgun sequence genomic region harbors:
- the BMP10 gene encoding bone morphogenetic protein 10: MGSLALQLCALSCLVAHSVSGSPIMSLEQSPLEEDMPLFDDVFSEQDGVDFNTLLQSMKKEFLKTLNLSDIPTQDAAKVDPPEYMLELYNKFATDRTSIPSANIIRSFKNEDLFSQPASFNGLRKYPLLFNVSIPHHEEVIMAELRLYTLVQRDRMIYEGVDRKITIFEVLESKGDGEGERSMLVLVSGEIYGTNSEWETFDVTDAIRHWQKSGSSTHQLEVHIESKHEMEDAGRGQLEIDTSARNKHVPLLVVFSDDQSSEKERKEELNEMIAHEQLPEMDNLGLEGYSSGPGEEALLQMRSNIIYDSTARIRRNAKGNYCKRTPLYIDFKEIGWDSWIIAPPGYEAYECRGVCNYPLAEHLTPTKHAIIQALVHLKNSQKASKACCVPTKLEPISILYLDKGVVTYKFKYEGMAVSECGCR, translated from the exons ATGGGTTCCCTGGCCCTGCAGCTGTGTGCTCTCTCCTGCCTGGTGGCTCACTCGGTTTCTGGCAGCCCCATCATGAGCCTGGAGCAGTCGCCTCTGGAAGAAGATATGCCCCTCTTTGATGATGTCTTCTCAGAGCAAGATGGTGTCGACTTTAACACACTGCTACAGAGCATGAAGAAAGAGTTTCTCAAGACGTTGAACCTGTCAGACATCCCGACGCAGGATGCAGCCAAGGTTGACCCACCAGAGTACATGTTGGAACTCTACAACAAATTTGCAACAGATAGGACCTCCATACCATCTGCCAACATCATTAGGAGTTTCAAGAATGAAG atctgttTTCCCAACCAGCCAGTTTTAATGGGCTCCGAAAATACCCTCTCCTCTTCAATGTGTCCATCCCTCACCATGAAGAGGTCATCATGGCTGAACTCAGGTTGTACACCCTGGTGCAAAGAGATCGCATGATATATGAAGGAGTGGACCGGAAAATTACCATTTTCGAAGTACTAGAGAGCAAAGGGGACGGTGAGGGTGAAAGAAGCATGCTGGTCTTGGTGTCAGGGGAGATCTATGGAACCAACAGTGAGTGGGAGACTTTTGATGTCACCGATGCCATCAGGCATTGGCAAAAGTCAGGCTCATCCACCCACCAGCTGGAGGTTCACATTGAGAGCAAACATGAAATGGAGGATGCTGGCAGGGGACAACTGGAAATAGACACTAGTGCCCGGAATAAGCACGTCCCTTTGCTTGTCGTGTTTTCTGATGACCAAAGCAGTGAGAAGGAGCGGAAGGAGGAACTGAATGAAATGATTGCCCACGAGCAGCTTCCGGAGATGGACAACCTGGGATTGGAAGGTTATTCCAGCGGACCTGGGGAAGAGGCTTTGCTGCAGATGAGGTCAAACATCATCTATGACTCCACTGCCCGCATCAGAAGGAATGCAAAAGGAAACTACTGCAAGAGGACCCCGCTCTACATCGACTTCAAGGAGATTGGCTGGGACTCTTGGATCATCGCCCCGCCTGGATACGAAGCCTACGAATGCCGTGGTGTTTGCAATTACCCCCTGGCAGAGCATCTCACCCCCACGAAGCATGCGATTATCCAGGCCTTGGTCCACCTCAAGAATTCCCAGAAGGCTTCCAAAGCCTGCTGTGTGCCCACCAAGCTGGAGCCCATCTCCATTCTCTATTTAGACAAAGGTGTCGTCACCTACAAGTTTAAATATGAGGGCATGGCCGTCTCTGAGTGTGGCTGTAGATAG